The DNA segment ACGGCCGTGGAGTACCGCTTCATCGAGACCGTCTTCGACTGAGGCGCGACGGGCGACTTCACCGCAGCGGCCTCACGGCGGCGGCGGTCCGGCGCGCGCTCGCGCCGTGACGGGGAAGAGCGCGGCGGTGAGGCGAACGGCGACGGATGCCTCGAGCCCGTCGATCTCGCACGAGACGACCTCGGCTCCGCCGCGGCGGGCGACCCGCCCCGCGAGTTCGCACGCGGAGCCCGAGGTCGCGACCGCTCCCGACGTCGCGTCGGCCGCGGCGAGCGCTGCGGCGTCGGCAGCATTCGCAGCGCGCTGCGTGTCGACGAGGATCGCGAGGACGGGCACGATGCCGACGACGAGTGCGACGACCGCGCCGATGACGGCGAGTGCGAGCACGGAGCCTGCGCCGCGGTCGTCGGCGAGCCGGTGTCGCAGCCGTCTCACGCCCCGCCTCCGACCGCGCACGACTCCGCCGAGAGCACGAGGCCGGCGAACAGGCCGCCGCCCGACGCCCTGAGCGTCGCGCACACGAACACGCCGTCTTCGGCGACGTCGAGCGAGGTCGCCCGCCCGGCCACTCGGTCGGCGATCGCGTGCGCCGTCGCGGCGGATTCGCCGCGCGCGAGCGCGCGGGCGGCGTCGGCCGAGGCATCCGTCAATCGCACTTGACCCTCGACGACGTGGACGGCGCCGAGGCACGCGGCGAGCACGAGGGCGACGGCGGGCAGCGCGACCGCGAGTTCGGCGGTCGCGCTGCCGCGCTCGCGGTCACCCGACGGTGAGCGCATTCCGCACGAGGTCGGTGAGGATCTGGCGCACCTCGTCGCCGCGCAGGATGACGACGAGGAGGCCGGCGAAGCCGACGGCGGC comes from the Agromyces protaetiae genome and includes:
- a CDS encoding Rv3654c family TadE-like protein, whose amino-acid sequence is MRRLRHRLADDRGAGSVLALAVIGAVVALVVGIVPVLAILVDTQRAANAADAAALAAADATSGAVATSGSACELAGRVARRGGAEVVSCEIDGLEASVAVRLTAALFPVTARARAGPPPP
- a CDS encoding TadE family type IV pilus minor pilin produces the protein MRSPSGDRERGSATAELAVALPAVALVLAACLGAVHVVEGQVRLTDASADAARALARGESAATAHAIADRVAGRATSLDVAEDGVFVCATLRASGGGLFAGLVLSAESCAVGGGA